In Castor canadensis chromosome 11, mCasCan1.hap1v2, whole genome shotgun sequence, a single genomic region encodes these proteins:
- the Arl16 gene encoding ADP-ribosylation factor-like protein 16 isoform X2, which yields MCLLLGAPGVGKTLLVKRLQKLSSRDGTGDLGEPPPTRPTVGTNLTDIGAQKKITIRELGGCMGPIWSSYYGNCHSLLFMIDASNPTQLSASCAHLLGLLSAEQLAKASVLILFNKIDLPCYMTMEEIKSLIRLPDIIACAKQNITTAEISARKGTGLARVLRWLQDQHRTSS from the exons ATGTGTCTCTTGCTGGGGGCTCCCGGCGTTGGGAAGACGCTGTTGGTGAAACGCCTACAAA AGCTGAGCTCTCGGGATGGCACGGGCGACCTGGGGGAGCCTCCGCCGACGCGGCCCACG GTGGGCACCAACCTTACCGACATCGGGGCCCAGAAAAAGATCACCATTCGGGAGCTTGGGGGTTGCATGGGTCCCATCTGGTCCAGTTACTACGGAAACTGCCATTCGCTCCTG TTCATGATCGATGCCTCAAATCCCACTCAGCTCTCTGCATCCTGTGCACATCTCTTGGGTCTCCTTTCTGCTGAACAACTTGCAAAAGCATCAGTCCTGATACTCTTCAATAAAAT TGACCTACCCTGTTATATGACCATGGAGGAAATTAAGTCATTAATCAGGCTCCCAGACATCATTGCATGTGCCAAGCAGAACATCACCACAGCAGAAATCAGTGCCAGGAAAGGTACTGGCTTGGCCAGAGTGCTGCGCTGGCTCCAGGACCAGCACAGAACCAGCAGTTGa